Proteins from a genomic interval of Capsicum annuum cultivar UCD-10X-F1 chromosome 4, UCD10Xv1.1, whole genome shotgun sequence:
- the LOC107867357 gene encoding ATPase family AAA domain-containing protein At1g05910 isoform X1, producing the protein MYSKRSGQADDAVSGPVRTSDRLRRRPSLYGRPYLYYTPKIIRPKRSKTKTRTAASQIAKMLRPGSRPVRTKNADSVAANLRRSTRKRRVSVNLEAYTDSSGTEDNDLMSPKYRSSRNRVDNNSASQDDLMPRREGLRPRRAGLRPRRARAIARQQLTLRSDDEQDTSDEKIGQDDPDNGNDVDDNDADDGEAEDEGGGDGDGEDEGEDEGDEDGDDDEGEEQDGRRRYDLRNRAEVRRLSMEGVKQRPRSPRRVLQQGMGTKVNRDVRRGGSRVHKRHRLTRGDDSDDSLLVDELDQGPPIPWGRGGSRSGPPWLFGGLDMQGTTSWGLNVAASGWGHQNEAFTNLTSGIQTAGPSSKGGADIQPLQVDETISFDDIGGLSEYIDALKEMVFFPLLYPDFFTSYNITPPRGVLLCGPPGTGKTLIARALACAASKAGQKVSFYMRKGADVLSKWVGEAERQLKLLFEEAQRNQPSIIFFDEIDGLAPVRSSKQEQIHNSIVSTLLALMDGLDSRGQVVLIGATNRVDAIDGALRRPGRFDREFNFPLPGLEARAEILDIHTRKWKQPPPKELKMELAASCVGYCGADLKALCTEAAIRAFREKYPQVYTSDDKFLIDVESVTVEKYHFIEAMTTITPAAHRGSIVHSRPLSSVVAPCLHGPLRKAMSIISDIFPLSVSSELSKLSMLSYGSAVPLVYRPRLLLCGGEGVGLDHVGPAILHELEKFPVHSLGLPSLLSDPGAKTPEEALVHIFSEARRTTPSILYLPNFHLWWENAHEQLKAVLQTLLEELPSDLPILLFGTSSVPLSDLPDEPSSVFSHHSILRLDTPSDEDRSLFFDRLIEAALSIQVEATTKNSDKLDSLPELPKAPKVSAGPKASELKAKAEAEGHALRRLRMCLRDVCNRILYDKRFSVFHYPVMDDDAPNYRLIIQNPMDMATLLQRVDSGKYITTKAFLEDFDLIVTNAKKYNGDDYNGARIVSRAYELQDSVQGMLSQMDPALIAFCDKIAAEGGPASIPDELGGDALPQNPVLQSSTMTRASARLRNVQPEVNLDQSYEALRRHKKHADSAQSVPDDELQPQDPLPSKSSNDHEGGDALERRPESSLADGNKPADMPDTSGGTCQDVTMVDAETSRKIESVKKQFLKHTKGYGIPQLERLYTRVMKGVFETKTGTSEDLKISILSFLSKFAKDALKF; encoded by the exons TCAGTTGCTGCCAACCTTCGACGCTCTACGAGAAAGAGGAGAGTATCTGTGAACCTTGAAGCATATACAGACAGTTCTGGAACTGAGGATAATGACTTAATG AGCCCGAAGTATCGAAGTTCTAGGAACCGAGTAGATAATAACAGTGCAAGTCAGGATGACCTCATGCCTCGACGTGAAGGACTGCGTCCTCGTCGTGCAGGATTACGACCTCGTCGGGCAAGAGCAATTGCAAGACAGCAGTTAACTCTAAGGTCTGATGATGAACAAGATACTTCTGACGAGAAGATTGGGCAGGATGATCCTGACAATGGAAATGATGTAGATGATAATGATGCTGATGATGGTGAGGCAGAGGATGAGGGTGGCGGTGACGGAGATGGAGAGGATGAGGGTGAAGATGAAGGCGACGAAGATGGCGATGATGATGAGGGTGAAGAACAGGACGGTAGAAGGCGATATGACCTCCGCAATCGAGCTGAGGTACGCAGGCTTTCTATGGAAGGAGTTAAACAAAGGCCAAGGTCTCCTCGTAGGGTACTTCAGCAAGGGATGGGGACCAAGGTGAACAGAGATGTAAGAAGAGGAGGATCCCGAGTTCATAAACGTCATCGGCTGACACGAGGTGATGACTCTGATGATTCTCTTCTTGTAGATGAGCTGGACCAAGGTCCTCCAATTCCTTGGGGTAGAGGTGGGAGCAGATCTGGACCACCTTGGCTTTTTGGGGGATTAGACATGCAAGGAACAACATCCTGGGGATTAAACGTGGCTGCTTCTGGATGGGGTCATCAAAATGAAGCTTTCACTAATTTGACATCTGGGATTCAAACTGCTGGACCAAGCTCCAAGGGAGGGGCTGATATTCAACCACTGCAAGTGGATGAAACTATAAGCTTTGATGACATTGGTGGGCTTTCTGAATATATTGATGCGCTGAAGGAAATGGTATTTTTCCCACTATTATATCCAGACTTTTTTACAAGTTATAACATTACCCCACCAAGGGGAGTTTTATTGTGTGGACCTCCAGGCACAGGTAAAACACTGATCGCCAGAGCATTAGCTTGTGCTGCGTCAAAGGCTGGCCAGAAAGTCAGTTTTTATATGCGGAAGGGTGCTGATGTCCTGAGCAAATGGGTGGGCGAGGCTGAAAGACAGCTAAAATTGTTATTTGAAGAAGCTCAGAGGAACCAGCCTTCCATCATCTTCTTTGATGAGATTGATGGACTTGCCCCTGTTAGGTCTAGCAAGCAAGAGCAGATTCATAACTCTATTGTGTCAACATTGCTGGCTTTGATGGATGGCCTTGACTCTCGAGGGCAAGTAGTCTTGATTGGTGCAACCAATCGGGTTGATGCCATTGATGGAGCCTTGAGGCGACCTGGAAGATTTGATCGTGAATTTAATTTTCCTCTACCGGGCCTTGAGGCACGTGCTGAAATACTAGATATTCACACTAGGAAGTGGAAACAGCCCCCGCCTAAGGAGCTAAAAATGGAACTTGCAGCTAGTTGCGTAGGATATTGCGGTGCTGATCTAAAGGCATTGTGCACAGAAGCTGCTATTCGTGCATTCCGCGAAAAGTATCCTCAAGTTTACACTAGTGATGACAAGTTCTTGATAGATGTTGAATCAGTTACAGTGGAAAAGTATCATTTTATAGAGGCCATGACGACAATCACTCCAGCTGCCCATAGAGGCTCAATTGTGCActctaggccattatcttctgtTGTTGCACCTTGTCTGCACGGACCTCTCCGGAAAGCTATGAGCATCATTTCAGATATTTTTCCTCTTTCAGTTTCTTCAGAATTGAGCAAACTTTCCATGCTCTCCTATGGCTCTGCTGTTCCTCTTGTTTACAGACCTCGACTTCTGCTATGTGGTGGTGAAGGTGTTGGGCTG GATCATGTAGGGCCTGCAATTTTGCATGAATTGGAAAAATTTCCTGTTCACTCGCTTGGACTTCCATCCCTTCTTTCTGACCCTGGTGCCAAGACACCAGAGGAGGCATTAGTTCACATATTTAGTGAAGCAAGGAGAACAACTCCGTCAATACTCTATTTACCTAATTTCCATCTTTGGTGGGAGAAT GCACACGAGCAGCTCAAAGCTGTCCTGCAGACACTGTTGGAAGAGCTCCCATCTGACTTGCCTATACTACTATTTGGGACTTCCTCTGTACCACTTTCTGATCTACCTGATGAGCCCTCTTCAGTATTTTCACACCATAGCAT CTTACGTTTAGATACTCCATCAGATGAAGACAGGTCTCTGTTCTTTGATCGTCTCATTGAAGCTGCTTTGTCAATTCAAGTTGAAGCTACGACAAAGAATTCTGATAAATTGGACTCCCTTCCTGAACTCCCAAAAGCGCCAAAGGTGTCTGCTGGACCGAAGGCGTCCGAATTAAAAGCCAAAGCTGAAGCTGAGGGCCATGCCCTTAGGCGATTGAGGATGTGCCTGCGTGATGTATGCAACCG GATTCTGTACGATAAACGGTTTAGCGTCTTCCATTATCCAGTAATGGATGACGATGCTCCAAACTATCGTTTGATCATACAGAACCCAATGGATATGGCAACTCTGTTGCAGCGTGTAGACAGTGGGAAATATATCACAACCAAAGCTTTCTTAGAAGATTTTGATCTCATTGTCACCAACGCAAAG AAGTACAATGGAGATGATTACAATGGAGCGAGGATTGTTAGTAGAGCTTATGAACTTCAAGATTCA GTACAAGGAATGCTTTCCCAAATGGATCCTGCTTTAATTGCCTTCTGTGACAAGATTGCTGCTGAAGGGGGTCCAGCGTCAATTCCTGATGAATTAGGTGGAGATGCACTGCCACAAAATCCAGTCTTGCAGTCTTCTACTATGACTAGAGCAAGCGCCCGCCTGCGTAATGTCCAGCCTGAAGTCAACTTGGATCAGAGCTATGAAGCACTGAGAAGGCACAAGAAACATGCTGATTCTGCACAATCGG TGCCAGATGATGAATTACAACCTCAGGATCCATTGCCTTCCAAGTCATCTAATGACCATGAAGGAGGAGATGCTTTAGAGCGAAGGCCAGAAAGCAGTCTTGCAGACGGGAATAAACCCGCAGACATGCCAGATACAAGTGGAGGCACATGCCAAGATGTTACAATGGTAGATGCAGAAACGTCCCGTAAAATAGAGTCCGTGAAGAAGCAATTCCTGAAGCACACAAAGGGCTATGGCATTCCTCAGCTGGAAAGATTATACACTCGCGTCATGAAGGGTGTTTTTGAAACAAAAACTGGGACAAGCGAAGATCTCAAGatttcaattttgagttttttgtcaaaatttgccAAGGATGCGTTGAAGTTTTAG
- the LOC107867357 gene encoding ATPase family AAA domain-containing protein At1g05910 isoform X2 has product MYSKRSGQADDAVSGPVRTSDRLRRRPSLYGRPYLYYTPKIIRPKRSKTKTRTAASQIAKMLRPGSRPVRTKNADSVAANLRRSTRKRRVSVNLEAYTDSSGTEDNDLMSPKYRSSRNRVDNNSASQDDLMPRREGLRPRRAGLRPRRARAIARQQLTLRSDDEQDTSDEKIGQDDPDNGNDVDDNDADDGEAEDEGGGDGDGEDEGEDEGDEDGDDDEGEEQDGRRRYDLRNRAEVRRLSMEGVKQRPRSPRRVLQQGMGTKVNRDVRRGGSRVHKRHRLTRGDDSDDSLLVDELDQGPPIPWGRGGSRSGPPWLFGGLDMQGTTSWGLNVAASGWGHQNEAFTNLTSGIQTAGPSSKGGADIQPLQVDETISFDDIGGLSEYIDALKEMVFFPLLYPDFFTSYNITPPRGVLLCGPPGTGKTLIARALACAASKAGQKVSFYMRKGADVLSKWVGEAERQLKLLFEEAQRNQPSIIFFDEIDGLAPVRSSKQEQIHNSIVSTLLALMDGLDSRGQVVLIGATNRVDAIDGALRRPGRFDREFNFPLPGLEARAEILDIHTRKWKQPPPKELKMELAASCVGYCGADLKALCTEAAIRAFREKYPQVYTSDDKFLIDVESVTVEKYHFIEAMTTITPAAHRGSIVHSRPLSSVVAPCLHGPLRKAMSIISDIFPLSVSSELSKLSMLSYGSAVPLVYRPRLLLCGGEGVGLDHVGPAILHELEKFPVHSLGLPSLLSDPGAKTPEEALVHIFSEARRTTPSILYLPNFHLWWENAHEQLKAVLQTLLEELPSDLPILLFGTSSVPLSDLPDEPSSVFSHHSILRLDTPSDEDRSLFFDRLIEAALSIQVEATTKNSDKLDSLPELPKAPKVSAGPKASELKAKAEAEGHALRRLRMCLRDVCNRILYDKRFSVFHYPVMDDDAPNYRLIIQNPMDMATLLQRVDSGKYITTKAFLEDFDLIVTNAKKYNGDDYNGARIVSRAYELQDSVQGMLSQMDPALIAFCDKIAAEGGPASIPDELGGDALPQNPVLQSSTMTRASARLRNVQPEVNLDQSYEALRRHKKHADSAQSDDELQPQDPLPSKSSNDHEGGDALERRPESSLADGNKPADMPDTSGGTCQDVTMVDAETSRKIESVKKQFLKHTKGYGIPQLERLYTRVMKGVFETKTGTSEDLKISILSFLSKFAKDALKF; this is encoded by the exons TCAGTTGCTGCCAACCTTCGACGCTCTACGAGAAAGAGGAGAGTATCTGTGAACCTTGAAGCATATACAGACAGTTCTGGAACTGAGGATAATGACTTAATG AGCCCGAAGTATCGAAGTTCTAGGAACCGAGTAGATAATAACAGTGCAAGTCAGGATGACCTCATGCCTCGACGTGAAGGACTGCGTCCTCGTCGTGCAGGATTACGACCTCGTCGGGCAAGAGCAATTGCAAGACAGCAGTTAACTCTAAGGTCTGATGATGAACAAGATACTTCTGACGAGAAGATTGGGCAGGATGATCCTGACAATGGAAATGATGTAGATGATAATGATGCTGATGATGGTGAGGCAGAGGATGAGGGTGGCGGTGACGGAGATGGAGAGGATGAGGGTGAAGATGAAGGCGACGAAGATGGCGATGATGATGAGGGTGAAGAACAGGACGGTAGAAGGCGATATGACCTCCGCAATCGAGCTGAGGTACGCAGGCTTTCTATGGAAGGAGTTAAACAAAGGCCAAGGTCTCCTCGTAGGGTACTTCAGCAAGGGATGGGGACCAAGGTGAACAGAGATGTAAGAAGAGGAGGATCCCGAGTTCATAAACGTCATCGGCTGACACGAGGTGATGACTCTGATGATTCTCTTCTTGTAGATGAGCTGGACCAAGGTCCTCCAATTCCTTGGGGTAGAGGTGGGAGCAGATCTGGACCACCTTGGCTTTTTGGGGGATTAGACATGCAAGGAACAACATCCTGGGGATTAAACGTGGCTGCTTCTGGATGGGGTCATCAAAATGAAGCTTTCACTAATTTGACATCTGGGATTCAAACTGCTGGACCAAGCTCCAAGGGAGGGGCTGATATTCAACCACTGCAAGTGGATGAAACTATAAGCTTTGATGACATTGGTGGGCTTTCTGAATATATTGATGCGCTGAAGGAAATGGTATTTTTCCCACTATTATATCCAGACTTTTTTACAAGTTATAACATTACCCCACCAAGGGGAGTTTTATTGTGTGGACCTCCAGGCACAGGTAAAACACTGATCGCCAGAGCATTAGCTTGTGCTGCGTCAAAGGCTGGCCAGAAAGTCAGTTTTTATATGCGGAAGGGTGCTGATGTCCTGAGCAAATGGGTGGGCGAGGCTGAAAGACAGCTAAAATTGTTATTTGAAGAAGCTCAGAGGAACCAGCCTTCCATCATCTTCTTTGATGAGATTGATGGACTTGCCCCTGTTAGGTCTAGCAAGCAAGAGCAGATTCATAACTCTATTGTGTCAACATTGCTGGCTTTGATGGATGGCCTTGACTCTCGAGGGCAAGTAGTCTTGATTGGTGCAACCAATCGGGTTGATGCCATTGATGGAGCCTTGAGGCGACCTGGAAGATTTGATCGTGAATTTAATTTTCCTCTACCGGGCCTTGAGGCACGTGCTGAAATACTAGATATTCACACTAGGAAGTGGAAACAGCCCCCGCCTAAGGAGCTAAAAATGGAACTTGCAGCTAGTTGCGTAGGATATTGCGGTGCTGATCTAAAGGCATTGTGCACAGAAGCTGCTATTCGTGCATTCCGCGAAAAGTATCCTCAAGTTTACACTAGTGATGACAAGTTCTTGATAGATGTTGAATCAGTTACAGTGGAAAAGTATCATTTTATAGAGGCCATGACGACAATCACTCCAGCTGCCCATAGAGGCTCAATTGTGCActctaggccattatcttctgtTGTTGCACCTTGTCTGCACGGACCTCTCCGGAAAGCTATGAGCATCATTTCAGATATTTTTCCTCTTTCAGTTTCTTCAGAATTGAGCAAACTTTCCATGCTCTCCTATGGCTCTGCTGTTCCTCTTGTTTACAGACCTCGACTTCTGCTATGTGGTGGTGAAGGTGTTGGGCTG GATCATGTAGGGCCTGCAATTTTGCATGAATTGGAAAAATTTCCTGTTCACTCGCTTGGACTTCCATCCCTTCTTTCTGACCCTGGTGCCAAGACACCAGAGGAGGCATTAGTTCACATATTTAGTGAAGCAAGGAGAACAACTCCGTCAATACTCTATTTACCTAATTTCCATCTTTGGTGGGAGAAT GCACACGAGCAGCTCAAAGCTGTCCTGCAGACACTGTTGGAAGAGCTCCCATCTGACTTGCCTATACTACTATTTGGGACTTCCTCTGTACCACTTTCTGATCTACCTGATGAGCCCTCTTCAGTATTTTCACACCATAGCAT CTTACGTTTAGATACTCCATCAGATGAAGACAGGTCTCTGTTCTTTGATCGTCTCATTGAAGCTGCTTTGTCAATTCAAGTTGAAGCTACGACAAAGAATTCTGATAAATTGGACTCCCTTCCTGAACTCCCAAAAGCGCCAAAGGTGTCTGCTGGACCGAAGGCGTCCGAATTAAAAGCCAAAGCTGAAGCTGAGGGCCATGCCCTTAGGCGATTGAGGATGTGCCTGCGTGATGTATGCAACCG GATTCTGTACGATAAACGGTTTAGCGTCTTCCATTATCCAGTAATGGATGACGATGCTCCAAACTATCGTTTGATCATACAGAACCCAATGGATATGGCAACTCTGTTGCAGCGTGTAGACAGTGGGAAATATATCACAACCAAAGCTTTCTTAGAAGATTTTGATCTCATTGTCACCAACGCAAAG AAGTACAATGGAGATGATTACAATGGAGCGAGGATTGTTAGTAGAGCTTATGAACTTCAAGATTCA GTACAAGGAATGCTTTCCCAAATGGATCCTGCTTTAATTGCCTTCTGTGACAAGATTGCTGCTGAAGGGGGTCCAGCGTCAATTCCTGATGAATTAGGTGGAGATGCACTGCCACAAAATCCAGTCTTGCAGTCTTCTACTATGACTAGAGCAAGCGCCCGCCTGCGTAATGTCCAGCCTGAAGTCAACTTGGATCAGAGCTATGAAGCACTGAGAAGGCACAAGAAACATGCTGATTCTGCACAATCGG ATGATGAATTACAACCTCAGGATCCATTGCCTTCCAAGTCATCTAATGACCATGAAGGAGGAGATGCTTTAGAGCGAAGGCCAGAAAGCAGTCTTGCAGACGGGAATAAACCCGCAGACATGCCAGATACAAGTGGAGGCACATGCCAAGATGTTACAATGGTAGATGCAGAAACGTCCCGTAAAATAGAGTCCGTGAAGAAGCAATTCCTGAAGCACACAAAGGGCTATGGCATTCCTCAGCTGGAAAGATTATACACTCGCGTCATGAAGGGTGTTTTTGAAACAAAAACTGGGACAAGCGAAGATCTCAAGatttcaattttgagttttttgtcaaaatttgccAAGGATGCGTTGAAGTTTTAG
- the LOC107867358 gene encoding aspartyl protease AED3, with amino-acid sequence MALAIATFFFITLLSTTKALAFDSCSSSNNNEELSVIPIYGKCSPFNTPKPTSWENTVINMASKDPQRLSYLSSLVAQKPNSAPIASGQQVFNIGNYVVRAKIGTPGQLMFMVLDTSADTAWVPCSGCTGCSSTVFSPNTSSTYGLMDCSVPECTQVKGQSCPAVGAPGACFFNQSYGGASSFYATLSRDSLRLGTDVIPNYSLGCISAVSGSSIPPQGLLGLGRGSMSLLSQSASLYSGVFSYCLPSFKSYYFSGLLKLGPLGQPKNIRTTPLLKSPHRPSLYYVNLTGVSVGRVLVPIAPELLAFDPNTGAGTIIDSGTVITRFVQPIYNAIRDEFRNQVKGPFSSLGAFDTCFASTNEAVAPAIILHFTGMDLVLPMENSLIHSSASPLACLAMAAAPTNVNSVLNVIANLQQQNLRILFDTANSRLGIARELCN; translated from the coding sequence atGGCTTTGGCCATTGCTACATTCTTCTTCATTACTCTTCTTTCAACAACAAAAGCTTTAGCTTTTGATTCATGTTCATCTAGTAATAACAATGAAGAACTTTCAGTCATTCCCATTTATGGAAAATGCTCACCTTTCAACACGCCGAAGCCTACTTCTTGGGAAAACACTGTTATCAACATGGCCTCAAAAGATCCACAAAGGCTTTCTTACTTGTCAAGTTTAGTGGCACAAAAGCCCAATTCAGCCCCTATTGCTTCAGGCCAACAAGTGTTCAACATTGGTAACTATGTTGTTCGGGCCAAGATTGGTACCCCGGGCCAGCTAATGTTTATGGTCTTGGATACCAGTGCAGACACTGCATGGGTGCCATGCAGTGGCTGCACTGGCTGCTCCTCTACTGTATTTTCCCCCAACACGTCATCGACCTATGGGTTGATGGATTGCTCTGTACCTGAATGCACACAGGTCAAGGGGCAATCTTGCCCTGCTGTTGGTGCACCGGGTGCTTGCTTCTTTAATCAGTCCTACGGTGGAGCCTCATCGTTCTATGCCACATTGTCTCGTGATTCTCTTAGACTAGGCACTGATGTTATACCGAATTATTCATTAGGATGCATCAGTGCTGTGTCCGGGAGCTCAATCCCTCCACAAGGGTTATTGGGCTTGGGTCGGGGCTCCATGTCATTGCTCTCACAATCCGCATCACTCTACTCGGGTGTATTCTCGTACTGTTTACCAAGTTTCAAATCGTATTATTTCTCTGGATTGCTCAAACTCGGCCCATTAGGCCAACCCAAGAACATTAGAACCACACCACTTCTTAAGAGCCCACATCGGCCGTCTCTGTACTACGTGAACTTGACTGGCGTAAGTGTGGGCCGCGTTCTAGTCCCTATAGCTCCCGAGCTCCTAGCCTTTGACCCGAATACCGGTGCAGGCACCATAATTGACTCGGGTACGGTCATTACCCGATTCGTCCAGCCAATTTACAATGCAATCAGGGATGAGTTTAGGAATCAAGTGAAAGGTCCATTTAGCTCCTTGGGTGCATTTGACACGTGTTTTGCATCCACAAATGAAGCTGTTGCACCAGCCATTATATTGCACTTCACAGGGATGGACTTGGTCCTGCCCATGGAGAACAGTTTGATTCACAGTAGTGCAAGTCCTTTGGCATGTTTGGCAATGGCAGCAGCACCAACTAATGTGAACTCGGTATTGAATGTTATAGCCAATTTGCAGCAGCAGAACTTGAGGATTTTGTTTGACACAGCCAATTCTCGTTTGGGAATAGCTCGTGAACTTTGTAACTAG